A window of Longispora fulva contains these coding sequences:
- a CDS encoding winged helix DNA-binding domain-containing protein — MHVIAAWRMHNQRLWGDPRATPAEVVAGLAAMQAQEFAVARWSVAQRCTGVTAAAMDAAYDAGEILRTHLLRPTWHFALPADLRWLLALTAPRVHALNAYYYRRTELDDAVFARTNALLAGVLAGGNHLTRQELAAFLAGEGIVAAGLRMGYILMRAELDAVICSGARRGRQHTYALFDERVPPGPPVDRDAALAELTRRYFTSRGPATVKDFARWSSLTVAECRAGLEMVGSALVDETLDGRIYRYAPGSRGTPPPSPRVDLVQCYDEVVMSYSESRDVLGGEADGTPTLPHAILLDGQLVGYWRPAGKTVEATVRRTLAAPAHRALRDAVYRYAAFVGTPVDLVG, encoded by the coding sequence GTGCACGTGATCGCGGCCTGGCGGATGCACAACCAGCGGCTCTGGGGCGACCCGCGGGCCACCCCCGCCGAGGTCGTCGCCGGGCTGGCCGCGATGCAGGCCCAGGAGTTCGCCGTCGCGCGCTGGTCGGTGGCCCAACGGTGCACGGGGGTCACGGCCGCGGCGATGGACGCGGCGTACGACGCAGGGGAGATCCTTCGTACCCATCTGCTCCGCCCGACCTGGCACTTCGCCCTTCCGGCGGACCTGCGGTGGCTCCTTGCCCTGACCGCGCCCCGGGTGCACGCCCTCAACGCCTACTACTACCGCAGGACCGAACTCGACGACGCCGTGTTCGCGCGGACGAACGCGCTGCTGGCCGGCGTGCTGGCCGGCGGTAACCACCTGACCCGCCAGGAACTCGCCGCGTTCCTGGCCGGGGAGGGGATCGTCGCCGCCGGCCTGCGGATGGGGTACATCCTGATGCGCGCCGAGCTGGACGCCGTGATCTGCAGCGGCGCGCGCAGGGGCCGCCAGCACACCTACGCGCTGTTCGACGAGCGGGTGCCGCCCGGCCCGCCCGTCGACCGCGACGCGGCACTGGCCGAGCTGACCCGGAGATACTTCACCAGCCGGGGCCCGGCGACGGTCAAGGACTTCGCGCGCTGGTCGAGCCTGACCGTCGCCGAGTGCCGGGCCGGCCTGGAGATGGTCGGGTCGGCCCTGGTCGACGAAACCCTCGACGGGCGGATCTACCGGTACGCACCGGGCTCGCGGGGCACGCCGCCGCCATCACCGCGGGTGGACCTCGTGCAGTGCTACGACGAGGTGGTGATGTCCTACAGCGAGAGCCGCGACGTGCTCGGCGGCGAGGCGGACGGCACACCGACGCTGCCGCACGCGATCCTGCTCGACGGCCAGCTCGTCGGGTACTGGCGGCCGGCGGGGAAGACCGTGGAGGCCACGGTGCGCCGCACGCTGGCCGCCCCCGCGCACCGGGCCCTCCGCGACGCCGTCTACCGGTACGCGGCGTTCGTCGGCACCCCGGTCGATCTCGTCGGGTAA
- a CDS encoding peroxidase family protein codes for MTEDNAVPRRGFLAGVGAGAAGLALSGHGTAYAAPASGGAPDTTFSRMFPSLPAFGANTNAMQAALLDIGRRGGPLDAADDLAAGPVALITDPAKSLNNPDNPTHTAGTTFLGQFLDHDMTFDAASRLGVATDPATSPNGRVPLFDLDSVYGGGPVTTPMFYDPADRAKFLVESGGLFEDLPRGSGGAAIIAEPRNDENMVISGLHAAFLLFHNRVVDWLRDRPEPPEEVFAAARRLVTRHYHWIILKEFLPQIVGQAVVDRILTAGRQFYKPNHAGMPVEFQGAAYRFGHSMVRPSYRANLAGDQGQPFFGFVFDPAGEGQADPVDLRGGTRAARRFIGWQTFFDFNDGQVKRNKRIDTRISTPLFTLPLGIIPGHTSPTSLAQRNLLRHLTWSMPSGQAIAAYMGTPVLGDAAFPELTAYNLKLQKNTPLWYYVLREAQLQQDGLRLGAVGGTIVAEVFLGLLELDPSSWLNQRPDWRPTLPSRVAGDFRMVDLLTFAGVDPASRGQ; via the coding sequence GTGACCGAAGACAACGCAGTACCCCGCAGAGGGTTCCTGGCCGGGGTCGGGGCCGGCGCCGCCGGCCTCGCCCTGTCCGGCCACGGCACCGCCTACGCCGCCCCGGCGTCCGGCGGCGCCCCCGACACCACGTTCAGCCGGATGTTCCCGTCCCTGCCGGCGTTCGGGGCCAACACGAACGCGATGCAGGCCGCGCTCCTCGACATCGGCAGGCGTGGAGGCCCGCTCGACGCCGCGGACGACCTGGCGGCCGGGCCGGTCGCGCTGATCACCGACCCCGCCAAGAGCCTGAACAACCCGGACAACCCCACGCACACGGCCGGGACGACGTTCCTCGGCCAGTTCCTCGACCACGACATGACCTTCGACGCCGCGTCCCGGCTCGGGGTCGCCACCGACCCGGCGACCAGCCCCAACGGCCGGGTGCCCCTGTTCGACCTCGACTCCGTGTACGGCGGCGGCCCCGTCACCACGCCGATGTTCTACGACCCGGCCGACCGGGCGAAGTTCCTCGTCGAGTCCGGCGGCCTGTTCGAGGACCTGCCCCGGGGCTCCGGCGGCGCGGCGATCATCGCGGAGCCCCGCAATGACGAGAACATGGTCATCTCGGGGCTGCACGCGGCGTTCCTGCTGTTCCACAACCGGGTCGTCGACTGGCTCCGCGACCGGCCCGAGCCGCCGGAGGAGGTGTTCGCCGCCGCGCGCCGGCTCGTCACCCGGCACTACCACTGGATCATCCTGAAGGAGTTCCTGCCCCAGATCGTGGGCCAGGCCGTCGTCGACCGGATCCTCACGGCCGGACGGCAGTTCTACAAGCCGAACCACGCGGGGATGCCGGTGGAGTTCCAGGGCGCGGCGTACCGGTTCGGGCACAGCATGGTCCGGCCGTCCTACCGGGCCAACCTCGCCGGCGACCAGGGGCAGCCGTTCTTCGGGTTCGTGTTCGACCCGGCCGGCGAGGGCCAGGCCGACCCGGTGGACCTGCGCGGCGGGACCCGGGCCGCGCGGCGGTTCATCGGCTGGCAGACGTTCTTCGACTTCAACGACGGCCAGGTCAAGCGGAACAAGCGGATCGACACCCGGATCTCCACCCCGCTGTTCACCCTGCCGCTCGGCATCATCCCCGGCCACACCTCGCCGACGTCCCTCGCCCAGCGCAACCTGCTGCGGCACCTGACCTGGTCCATGCCGTCCGGGCAGGCGATCGCCGCGTACATGGGCACGCCGGTCCTGGGTGACGCTGCCTTCCCGGAGCTGACGGCCTACAACCTGAAACTGCAGAAGAACACTCCCTTGTGGTACTACGTCCTCCGCGAGGCCCAGCTCCAGCAGGACGGCCTGCGCCTCGGCGCGGTCGGCGGCACGATCGTCGCCGAGGTGTTCCTCGGGCTCCTGGAGCTGGACCCGTCGTCGTGGCTGAACCAGCGGCCGGACTGGCGGCCCACGCTGCCCAGTCGGGTGGCCGGGGACTTCCGGATGGTGGACCTGCTGACCTTCGCCGGGGTCGACCCGGCCAGCCGGGGCCAGTAG
- a CDS encoding winged helix DNA-binding domain-containing protein yields MATPRVTPQQRQARLGRRHLLAARADTPEDVTAAIVALHGTDAATVHLSACARLTTPDPALLEDALYERRSLVRMTGMRRTMFVVDAGLAPVVHASTTVALAATERRRLLQTLHEARGWDEQWLVSVENGVLASLAARGQATAAELAADEPRLREKIVVSPGKSYEATVTISSRILYHLAMRDRIVRGRPTGAWTASQYRWRLAGPLPELPAAEARRDLVHRWLRAFGPGTEADLKWWTGWTLGHVRAALGAVGAVPVTLDEGTGYVLPDDVGPDAAPAPWAALLPALDPTPMGWQLRDFYLDPDHRPALFDRSGNIGPTVWWNGRIVGGWAQRPDGELRWRLLADPGAAARAAIEVEAARLSGWLGDVRVTPSFRTPLERELSA; encoded by the coding sequence ATGGCCACGCCCCGCGTCACCCCGCAGCAGCGCCAGGCCCGCCTCGGACGCCGGCACCTGCTCGCCGCCCGCGCCGACACCCCCGAGGACGTCACGGCCGCGATCGTCGCCCTGCACGGCACCGACGCGGCCACCGTGCACCTGTCCGCGTGCGCCCGCCTCACCACCCCCGACCCGGCCCTCCTCGAGGACGCCCTGTACGAGCGGCGCAGCCTCGTCCGGATGACCGGCATGCGCCGCACCATGTTCGTCGTCGACGCCGGACTGGCCCCCGTCGTGCACGCCTCCACGACCGTGGCCCTCGCCGCCACCGAGCGCCGCCGCCTCCTCCAGACGCTGCACGAGGCGCGCGGCTGGGACGAGCAGTGGCTGGTCTCCGTCGAGAACGGGGTCCTGGCCTCCCTCGCGGCGCGCGGCCAGGCCACCGCCGCGGAACTCGCCGCCGACGAGCCCCGCCTACGGGAGAAGATCGTCGTCTCGCCCGGCAAGTCCTACGAGGCCACGGTCACGATCTCCAGCCGGATCCTGTACCACCTGGCGATGCGCGACAGAATCGTCCGGGGCCGCCCGACCGGCGCGTGGACCGCGAGCCAGTACCGGTGGCGGCTCGCCGGGCCGCTCCCCGAGCTGCCGGCCGCCGAGGCCCGCCGCGACCTGGTGCACCGCTGGCTGCGCGCGTTCGGGCCGGGCACGGAGGCGGACCTGAAGTGGTGGACCGGCTGGACGCTCGGCCATGTCCGCGCGGCGCTCGGCGCTGTCGGGGCCGTGCCGGTGACCCTGGACGAGGGCACCGGGTATGTGCTGCCCGACGACGTCGGACCCGACGCCGCACCCGCCCCGTGGGCCGCGCTGCTCCCCGCGCTGGACCCGACCCCGATGGGCTGGCAGCTCCGCGACTTCTACCTCGATCCGGACCACCGGCCGGCCCTGTTCGACCGGAGCGGCAACATCGGCCCGACCGTGTGGTGGAACGGCCGGATCGTCGGCGGTTGGGCGCAGCGCCCGGACGGCGAGCTGCGCTGGCGGCTGCTCGCCGACCCCGGGGCCGCGGCCCGGGCGGCGATCGAGGTGGAGGCCGCCCGGCTGAGCGGCTGGCTCGGCGACGTCCGGGTCACGCCGAGCTTCCGCACCCCGCTGGAACGCGAACTGTCCGCCTGA
- a CDS encoding tetratricopeptide repeat protein, translated as MGRLEQAYAAWETQDWKTAAELLEEVAAEFPDHPGRPAWLFDAALAHKFSRDWARAYTMGMRAAALVRRGVQEPAYWNLGIAATVLGEWATARDAWRGFGVDLAPGDGEIVEDFGLTCVRLDEADGSEVVWARRICPTRARVVSIPTGSERRFGEIVLHDGAPNGERVVGDQTFPVFDEILLWRTSDLPSWTVTVTAPHGPDLDALVDLFEDRGYCAEPASNTRALCRCCSEGPVDQERVVAPGTQLVWLAGPAAALDGLLDAWLLAAPGRAWADLRSAH; from the coding sequence GTGGGGCGGTTGGAGCAGGCGTACGCGGCCTGGGAGACCCAGGACTGGAAGACCGCCGCAGAGCTGTTGGAGGAAGTCGCCGCCGAGTTCCCCGACCACCCCGGTCGCCCGGCGTGGCTGTTCGACGCGGCCCTGGCGCACAAGTTCAGCCGGGACTGGGCGCGGGCTTACACGATGGGGATGCGCGCGGCGGCGCTGGTGCGGCGCGGGGTGCAGGAGCCGGCGTACTGGAACCTGGGCATCGCCGCCACCGTCCTCGGCGAGTGGGCCACGGCCCGCGACGCCTGGCGGGGCTTCGGCGTCGACCTCGCCCCCGGCGACGGCGAGATCGTCGAGGACTTCGGCCTGACCTGCGTGCGCCTCGACGAGGCCGACGGCTCCGAGGTGGTCTGGGCCCGGCGGATCTGCCCGACCAGGGCCCGGGTGGTCAGCATCCCGACCGGCTCCGAGCGCCGGTTCGGCGAGATCGTGCTGCACGACGGCGCCCCCAACGGCGAACGCGTCGTCGGCGACCAGACGTTCCCGGTGTTCGACGAGATCCTGCTGTGGCGCACCTCCGACCTGCCCTCGTGGACCGTGACCGTCACCGCCCCGCACGGACCCGACCTCGACGCGCTCGTCGACCTGTTCGAGGACCGCGGGTACTGCGCGGAACCGGCGAGCAACACCCGCGCGCTGTGCCGCTGTTGCAGCGAGGGCCCCGTGGACCAGGAACGGGTGGTCGCGCCGGGCACCCAGCTGGTCTGGCTCGCCGGGCCGGCCGCCGCGCTCGACGGGCTGCTCGACGCGTGGCTGCTGGCCGCGCCCGGCCGGGCCTGGGCGGACCTGCGCAGCGCGCACTGA
- a CDS encoding NPCBM/NEW2 domain-containing protein — protein sequence MRRKPLWTAVVGLVLASSALSATPAVAADPGQLGAVTGFTADGATYTFTSGPAKVRVVFQKADVFRLWLAPDGEFTDPANTGAGAKTVVKTDYPVPATTWKETRDSYELRTASARLVARKNPLTFTLYKADGAKVWQETAPLSWTPGSATQSLSRGDKEQFFGGGMQNGRFSHRDQTVQVSTDYNWEDGGNPNAVPYYMSTAGYGVFRNTFAPGSYAFTAPVKTTHEERRYDAYFFVGDLKTSLDRYTELTGRPFMPPVYGLEYGDADCYNRSNPAYQGSRDPDKLHTPDAVRVAQGFVDHDMPRGWMLVNDGYGCEYTSLDTVGTALRDRNIDMGLWTERALTNQPYEVGTAGVRVRKLDVAWVGEGYRQALSGCEDAHDGIERHSDARGFVWMVEGWAGSQRCAVTWTGDHAGSLDAIRWQVPAIHGSGLSGQAYAAGDVDGIFGGSAESYVRDLQWKTFTPALMSMSGWAEYDKQPWTRGEPYTSINRDYLKLRERLLPYFYTYAAEAHRTGTPIARSLVLEYPDDPKTWGSAAAEEFLAGEDFLVAPVYTTGESRSGIYLPKGTWVDYWSGRLYQGPTTIESYQAPLAKLPLFVKAGAVVPMWTEGINNHREHAPTDRLTLDVYPAGNSSFTLHEDDGVTRSTASASQEFTVTAPKDGAGNVSVRIGPSVGAYTGSPAARPYELTLHTGSAPSAVMVEHDALPKLADRAAYDAASVGWFYDPADRAGVVRVKTASVAVTASMTVELVGGTALGGLFPTDGLGRVEVGAPGFAPPGQVHEESVLFRNLTGQPVKDVALSLQVPAGWTATPVGRPTSDLVLPGKVFEVRFRVTPAEGPGDKTTTGKATYTVRGRQQSAAGNATTQVPYGSLAAARNNVATSDDGATTAGNIDGSGSSFSAQSLAAAGAAPGATVTAKGTSFTWPNVAAGQPDNVTAKGQTISLTGQGTHLAVLATGTGQANGPVTVRYTDGSTETRDLGVPNWCCADPGGFGASVALATQGKNTAAGPHQYPTVTYRVFYQQVRVDPGKTVQAITLPDAPALHLFAATVTTVPLPPAPTGDSWASDLTWVESSNGWGPVERDHSNGEDDGGDGAPITLAGTVYPKGLGAHADSTVTYHLDKRCGRFTATVGVDDEIADYGSVVFAVRVDGVEKYRSPLMTGVSAPVPVSVDVTGGRLVDLVVTDGGDGKGGDHADWAAARFTCG from the coding sequence ATGCGTAGGAAACCCCTGTGGACGGCGGTCGTCGGGCTGGTTCTCGCCAGCTCGGCACTGTCGGCAACCCCCGCCGTGGCGGCCGACCCGGGCCAGCTCGGCGCGGTCACCGGCTTCACGGCCGACGGCGCGACGTACACGTTCACCTCCGGTCCCGCTAAGGTCCGGGTCGTCTTCCAGAAGGCCGACGTGTTCCGGCTCTGGCTCGCCCCGGACGGCGAGTTCACCGACCCCGCCAACACCGGCGCGGGGGCGAAGACGGTGGTGAAGACCGATTATCCGGTACCGGCGACCACGTGGAAGGAGACCCGCGACTCCTACGAGCTGCGCACCGCCTCGGCGCGGCTCGTCGCGCGCAAGAACCCGCTGACCTTCACGCTCTACAAGGCCGACGGCGCCAAGGTGTGGCAGGAGACCGCGCCGCTGTCCTGGACGCCCGGCAGCGCCACCCAGAGCCTGAGCCGGGGCGACAAGGAGCAGTTCTTCGGCGGCGGCATGCAGAACGGCCGGTTCTCGCACCGCGACCAGACCGTGCAGGTGTCCACCGACTACAACTGGGAGGACGGCGGCAACCCCAACGCCGTCCCGTACTACATGAGCACCGCCGGCTACGGCGTCTTCCGCAACACCTTCGCCCCCGGCAGCTACGCGTTCACCGCCCCTGTGAAGACGACGCACGAGGAGCGCCGCTACGACGCGTACTTCTTCGTGGGCGACCTGAAGACGTCCCTGGACCGGTACACGGAGCTGACCGGGCGGCCGTTCATGCCCCCGGTGTACGGCCTGGAGTACGGCGACGCGGACTGCTACAACCGGTCCAACCCGGCCTACCAGGGCTCCCGCGACCCCGACAAGCTGCACACCCCCGACGCGGTCAGGGTCGCCCAGGGCTTCGTCGACCACGACATGCCGCGCGGCTGGATGCTCGTCAACGACGGCTACGGGTGCGAGTACACCTCGTTGGACACGGTCGGCACGGCCCTGCGGGACCGGAACATCGACATGGGGCTGTGGACCGAGCGCGCCCTGACCAATCAGCCCTACGAGGTCGGCACGGCCGGCGTCCGGGTCCGCAAGCTCGACGTCGCCTGGGTCGGCGAGGGCTACCGGCAGGCGCTGTCGGGCTGCGAGGACGCCCACGACGGCATCGAACGGCACTCCGACGCGCGCGGCTTCGTCTGGATGGTCGAGGGCTGGGCCGGCTCGCAGCGCTGCGCGGTGACGTGGACCGGTGACCACGCCGGTTCCCTCGACGCGATCCGCTGGCAGGTGCCGGCGATCCACGGCTCCGGACTGTCGGGCCAGGCGTACGCGGCCGGTGACGTGGACGGCATCTTCGGCGGTTCCGCCGAGAGCTACGTGCGCGACCTGCAGTGGAAGACGTTCACCCCGGCCCTGATGAGCATGTCGGGCTGGGCCGAGTACGACAAGCAGCCGTGGACGCGCGGGGAGCCCTACACCAGCATCAACCGGGACTACCTGAAGCTCCGCGAGCGGCTGCTGCCGTACTTCTACACCTACGCGGCCGAGGCGCACCGGACCGGTACCCCGATCGCGCGGTCCCTGGTTCTGGAATACCCCGACGACCCGAAGACGTGGGGGAGCGCGGCGGCCGAGGAGTTCCTGGCCGGCGAGGACTTCCTCGTCGCGCCCGTCTACACGACCGGAGAGTCCCGCAGCGGCATCTACCTGCCGAAGGGCACCTGGGTCGACTACTGGTCCGGCCGGCTCTACCAGGGCCCGACCACCATCGAGAGCTACCAGGCGCCGCTGGCCAAGCTGCCGCTGTTCGTCAAGGCCGGCGCGGTCGTGCCGATGTGGACCGAGGGCATCAACAACCACCGCGAGCACGCGCCGACCGACAGATTGACACTGGACGTGTACCCGGCCGGGAACTCGTCGTTCACCCTGCACGAGGACGACGGCGTGACCCGCTCGACGGCGTCGGCGTCGCAGGAGTTCACGGTCACCGCCCCGAAGGACGGCGCGGGGAACGTGTCCGTGCGGATCGGCCCGTCGGTGGGCGCCTACACCGGCAGCCCCGCCGCCCGGCCCTACGAGCTGACCCTGCACACGGGGTCCGCCCCTTCCGCGGTGATGGTGGAACACGACGCCCTCCCGAAGCTGGCCGACCGGGCCGCCTACGACGCCGCGTCCGTGGGATGGTTCTACGACCCGGCCGACCGCGCCGGCGTCGTGCGGGTCAAGACGGCGTCTGTCGCGGTCACGGCTTCCATGACCGTCGAGCTCGTCGGCGGCACCGCCCTGGGCGGCCTGTTCCCGACCGACGGCCTCGGCCGGGTCGAGGTCGGCGCGCCCGGCTTCGCGCCGCCCGGCCAGGTGCACGAGGAGAGCGTGCTGTTCCGCAACCTGACCGGCCAGCCGGTCAAGGACGTGGCGCTGAGCCTGCAGGTGCCGGCCGGCTGGACCGCGACCCCGGTGGGCCGGCCCACGTCCGACCTGGTGCTGCCCGGCAAGGTGTTCGAGGTCCGTTTCCGGGTCACCCCGGCCGAGGGACCGGGCGACAAGACCACCACAGGAAAAGCCACCTATACGGTACGGGGCCGACAGCAGTCCGCCGCCGGCAACGCCACCACCCAGGTGCCCTACGGGTCCCTGGCAGCGGCCCGCAACAACGTCGCCACCAGCGACGACGGCGCGACGACGGCCGGCAACATCGACGGCTCCGGGTCCAGCTTCTCCGCCCAGTCCCTGGCCGCCGCCGGAGCGGCCCCGGGCGCCACGGTCACGGCGAAGGGCACGTCCTTCACGTGGCCGAACGTGGCCGCCGGCCAGCCCGACAACGTGACAGCCAAGGGCCAGACCATCTCGTTGACCGGGCAGGGCACGCACCTGGCGGTCCTGGCCACCGGCACAGGCCAGGCCAACGGGCCGGTGACCGTCCGCTACACCGACGGCTCCACGGAGACCCGCGACCTCGGAGTGCCGAACTGGTGCTGCGCGGACCCGGGCGGATTCGGCGCGTCCGTCGCGCTGGCCACCCAGGGGAAGAACACGGCGGCCGGGCCGCACCAGTATCCGACGGTGACCTACCGGGTGTTCTACCAGCAGGTCCGGGTCGACCCCGGGAAGACGGTGCAGGCGATCACCCTGCCCGACGCGCCGGCCCTGCACCTGTTCGCCGCGACCGTGACCACCGTGCCGCTGCCGCCGGCCCCGACCGGTGACAGCTGGGCGAGCGACCTGACCTGGGTCGAGTCGTCCAACGGCTGGGGCCCGGTGGAACGCGACCACAGCAACGGCGAGGACGACGGCGGCGACGGAGCGCCGATCACCCTGGCCGGCACCGTCTACCCGAAGGGCCTCGGCGCGCACGCCGACTCCACCGTCACCTACCACCTCGACAAGCGGTGCGGCCGGTTCACGGCCACCGTCGGCGTGGACGACGAGATCGCCGACTACGGCTCCGTGGTGTTCGCCGTGCGGGTCGACGGGGTGGAGAAGTACCGCTCGCCTCTGATGACCGGGGTCTCCGCGCCGGTGCCGGTCTCCGTCGACGTGACCGGCGGCCGGCTCGTCGACCTCGTGGTGACCGACGGAGGCGACGGCAAGGGCGGCGACCACGCCGACTGGGCCGCGGCCCGGTTCACCTGCGGGTAG
- a CDS encoding carbohydrate ABC transporter permease encodes MSRSRLWPVHLVLAIGAAAMVAPFFWEFLTSVQSFGESTRIPPTFVPSWEWSNYTRVFDSLPFGRQFLNTVLMTAGRTIAQLIFCALAGYAFARLKFPGRGFLFVLFLSVLMVPSQLFLIPQYQIVSELGWLNTLAALIVPGMFSAFGTFLLRQFFLGLPNDIEEAARIDGANPLRIFWHVMLPLARPGLLALGILTVLWSWNDLMWPLVVNTSPESMTLSAGLATLQGEHLTEYPVLMAGSLMATLPVIVIFVVAQKHLIQGIAFTGSK; translated from the coding sequence ATGAGTAGGAGCCGACTCTGGCCGGTGCACCTGGTGCTCGCGATCGGCGCGGCGGCGATGGTGGCCCCGTTCTTCTGGGAGTTCCTCACGTCGGTGCAGTCGTTCGGCGAGTCCACCCGGATCCCGCCGACGTTCGTGCCGTCGTGGGAGTGGTCCAACTACACCCGGGTCTTCGACTCGCTGCCGTTCGGGCGGCAGTTCCTCAACACGGTGCTGATGACCGCCGGCCGGACCATCGCGCAGCTGATCTTCTGCGCCCTGGCCGGCTACGCGTTCGCACGGCTCAAGTTCCCTGGCCGGGGCTTCCTGTTCGTGCTGTTCCTGTCCGTGCTGATGGTGCCCAGTCAGCTGTTCCTGATCCCGCAGTACCAGATCGTGTCGGAACTGGGGTGGCTCAACACCCTCGCGGCGCTCATCGTGCCCGGGATGTTCAGCGCGTTCGGGACGTTCCTGCTGCGGCAGTTCTTCCTCGGGCTGCCCAACGACATCGAGGAGGCCGCCCGGATCGACGGCGCGAACCCGCTGCGGATCTTCTGGCACGTGATGCTGCCGCTGGCCCGCCCCGGGCTGCTCGCCCTGGGCATCCTCACCGTGCTGTGGTCCTGGAACGACCTGATGTGGCCGCTGGTCGTCAACACGTCGCCGGAGTCGATGACCCTGTCGGCCGGGCTGGCGACGTTGCAGGGCGAGCACCTCACCGAGTACCCGGTCCTGATGGCCGGGTCCCTGATGGCCACCCTTCCGGTCATCGTGATCTTCGTTGTCGCCCAGAAGCACCTCATCCAGGGCATCGCTTTCACCGGTTCCAAGTAG
- a CDS encoding carbohydrate ABC transporter permease, producing the protein MTTTETRVARAATRAPGRRPRGDWPWAYLMIAPTGLGLAVFYLWPVVQTVYFSFTEWGAFGGHTWVGLANYQTLIHDPAVGHALRNTFVYSGLVLLGVPLSIVLAVLLNTPKLRGVSVYRTLYFLPVVTMPAAVAMLWRWIYNGDYGLLNYGLSLFGVDGPYWVSDGRVVLYAMAVVGVWTLIGYNAVIFLAGLQCIPQHYYEAAAIDGAGRVRQFFSITLPLLSPSIFFVTVLTVIGSLQMFDLIYMMMDRNNPALTDNRTIVYLFYEAAFVNNQRGYAACIAVVLLAVILSLTVVQFRLQKKWVHYE; encoded by the coding sequence GTGACCACCACCGAGACCCGGGTGGCCCGCGCGGCCACCCGGGCCCCGGGCCGCCGTCCCCGTGGCGACTGGCCCTGGGCGTACCTGATGATCGCGCCGACCGGTCTCGGCCTGGCGGTGTTCTACCTGTGGCCGGTCGTGCAGACCGTGTACTTCAGCTTCACCGAGTGGGGCGCGTTCGGCGGCCACACCTGGGTCGGGCTGGCCAACTACCAGACCCTGATCCACGATCCGGCGGTCGGGCACGCGCTGAGGAACACGTTCGTCTACTCCGGCCTCGTGCTGCTCGGCGTGCCGCTGTCCATCGTGCTCGCGGTGCTGCTGAACACGCCCAAGCTGAGGGGCGTCAGCGTCTACCGCACGCTCTACTTCCTGCCGGTGGTCACCATGCCGGCGGCCGTGGCGATGCTCTGGCGGTGGATCTACAACGGGGACTACGGCCTGCTCAACTACGGGCTGTCCCTGTTCGGCGTCGACGGCCCCTACTGGGTCTCCGACGGCCGGGTCGTGCTGTACGCGATGGCCGTCGTCGGCGTGTGGACCCTGATCGGCTACAACGCCGTCATCTTCCTCGCCGGCCTGCAGTGCATCCCGCAGCACTACTACGAGGCGGCGGCGATCGACGGGGCGGGCAGGGTCCGGCAGTTCTTCTCGATCACGTTGCCGCTGCTCAGTCCGAGCATCTTCTTCGTGACCGTGCTGACCGTGATCGGTTCGCTGCAGATGTTCGACCTGATCTACATGATGATGGACCGCAACAATCCGGCCCTCACCGACAACCGGACCATCGTCTACCTGTTCTACGAGGCGGCGTTCGTCAACAACCAGCGCGGGTACGCGGCCTGCATCGCCGTCGTGCTGCTCGCCGTGATCCTGAGCCTGACCGTGGTGCAGTTCCGGCTGCAGAAGAAGTGGGTGCACTATGAGTAG